One Lentimicrobiaceae bacterium genomic window carries:
- a CDS encoding sulfite exporter TauE/SafE family protein: MSSLEVIALIVSGVFVGFINTLAGGGTIISLSIFMFMGLPADVANGTNRIAVILQNMTSVTSFRQQKLLDTRKALWLSVPTVIGSILGAQLSVQIDEATFRKAIAVVMLMMVFFILTKPNKWLKGQEDLQKQKVSPLQMFIFFAIGVYGGFVQVGVGYFLLAGIVLGAGYDLVKANAIKVFIVLLYTLFALAVFIYHDKVNWQFGLIHAIGNIIGAFVASRYAVAWGANFIRWFIIAIIVISAVDLLGIIDIKALFS; this comes from the coding sequence ATGTCAAGCCTTGAAGTTATTGCCCTGATTGTTTCCGGTGTTTTTGTGGGATTTATCAATACGCTTGCCGGAGGCGGCACCATTATTTCGCTTTCTATTTTTATGTTTATGGGGCTGCCTGCTGATGTTGCCAACGGAACAAACCGGATTGCTGTTATTTTGCAAAATATGACTTCGGTTACCAGTTTCAGACAGCAGAAACTACTCGACACCCGCAAAGCTCTTTGGCTTTCGGTTCCTACAGTCATTGGTTCAATTCTTGGGGCGCAGTTGTCAGTTCAGATTGACGAAGCGACTTTTCGTAAAGCCATTGCGGTAGTAATGCTGATGATGGTATTTTTTATACTCACCAAACCCAATAAGTGGCTCAAAGGCCAGGAAGATCTCCAAAAGCAAAAAGTTAGTCCCTTACAGATGTTTATTTTTTTTGCGATAGGGGTTTACGGAGGGTTTGTTCAGGTGGGTGTTGGTTATTTTCTGCTTGCAGGCATTGTACTCGGTGCCGGCTACGATCTGGTTAAAGCCAATGCCATCAAGGTTTTTATTGTTCTTCTCTACACCTTATTCGCTCTTGCAGTATTTATTTACCACGACAAGGTAAATTGGCAGTTTGGTCTGATTCATGCCATAGGAAATATTATTGGAGCCTTTGTAGCTTCCCGTTATGCTGTGGCATGGGGCGCTAATTTTATCCGTTGGTTTATCATCGCCATCATTGTTATCTCAGCGGTAGATTTACTGGGAATCATTGATATTAAAGCCTTGTTCTCGTAA
- a CDS encoding isoaspartyl peptidase/L-asparaginase — translation MKKHLILISWAFILYTCHAFSQQTDYVLVIHGGAGNITSERFNHEKQALYNQKLTEALTVGDSILAGNGTALDAVVAAIQVMEDCPLFNSGKGAVFNADGKNELDASIMDGKTLKAGAVAGVMIIKSPVAAARRVMDSSSHVMLAGRGAEEFARLQGLEIVDPGYFYTDESWQEYLNVKAKIEKNGRKGTVGAVALDKNGNLAAATSTGGMVYKKYGRIGDSPVIGAGTYASNESCAVSCTGHGEFFIRNAVAFDVSARMLYLGESVEKAAGYIINEKLKNQGASGGLIALDKDGNFCMPFNTPGMFRGYIRQGGHAEVFMFNQ, via the coding sequence ATGAAAAAACATCTGATATTGATTTCATGGGCGTTTATTTTATACACCTGTCATGCTTTTAGTCAGCAAACTGACTATGTGCTGGTGATTCACGGAGGTGCAGGTAATATTACTTCCGAAAGATTTAACCACGAAAAGCAGGCATTATACAACCAAAAACTAACCGAAGCACTTACTGTGGGCGATAGTATTCTGGCTGGAAACGGGACAGCACTTGATGCAGTAGTTGCTGCAATTCAGGTTATGGAAGATTGTCCGCTGTTTAATTCAGGGAAAGGGGCCGTGTTTAATGCTGATGGCAAAAATGAACTGGATGCATCCATCATGGATGGCAAAACCCTCAAAGCGGGTGCAGTTGCAGGAGTAATGATCATAAAAAGTCCGGTTGCTGCGGCCCGGCGGGTTATGGATTCATCATCTCATGTGATGCTTGCAGGGCGGGGTGCCGAAGAATTTGCCCGGCTTCAGGGGCTTGAAATTGTTGACCCCGGCTACTTTTATACTGACGAAAGCTGGCAGGAGTATCTGAATGTGAAGGCAAAAATTGAAAAAAATGGACGTAAAGGAACGGTGGGTGCTGTTGCCCTTGACAAAAACGGCAATTTGGCAGCGGCAACATCTACCGGAGGTATGGTCTATAAAAAGTACGGGCGCATTGGCGATTCGCCCGTGATAGGTGCAGGTACTTATGCCAGCAACGAAAGCTGTGCTGTTTCCTGCACCGGGCATGGCGAATTTTTTATACGTAACGCTGTGGCTTTTGATGTTTCAGCCCGTATGTTGTATCTTGGAGAATCTGTGGAAAAGGCTGCTGGTTATATCATCAATGAAAAACTAAAGAATCAGGGAGCATCCGGTGGGTTAATCGCACTTGATAAGGATGGAAATTTTTGTATGCCATTCAATACACCTGGCATGTTCAGAGGCTATATAAGGCAGGGTGGCCATGCTGAAGTTTTTATGTTCAATCAGTAA
- the ppk2 gene encoding polyphosphate kinase 2, with translation MKEMIRPGNRYKAEMRELQIELIKLQKYIQDQQLRLAIIFEGRDTAGKGGAIYRFTRYLNPRAMRVVALPKPTEVEKGQWYFQRYIKELPNPGEIVFFDRSWYNRAVVEPVMGFCSREQYELFLKQAPVFEQMLHEDGIILIKFWFSINIIEQKVRIEDRISNPLKMWKLSTVDLKAQQMWDEFTSYKNEMFLHTHREDNPWVIVKGNDKPVARIEAMRYVLARMDYPEKSEAKVSFEVNPEIISVFDSSTI, from the coding sequence ATGAAAGAGATGATAAGGCCCGGCAACCGCTACAAAGCGGAAATGAGGGAATTGCAGATTGAACTGATAAAATTGCAAAAGTATATTCAGGATCAGCAACTGCGCCTGGCTATTATTTTTGAAGGACGCGATACCGCCGGCAAAGGAGGCGCTATCTACCGATTTACACGCTATCTGAATCCGCGGGCCATGCGGGTGGTAGCCTTACCCAAACCTACAGAAGTTGAAAAGGGGCAATGGTATTTTCAACGGTATATTAAGGAGCTTCCCAATCCGGGTGAAATTGTGTTTTTCGACCGTAGTTGGTATAACCGTGCAGTAGTCGAGCCTGTTATGGGATTTTGCAGCCGGGAACAATACGAATTGTTTCTGAAACAGGCTCCTGTTTTTGAACAGATGCTGCATGAAGATGGCATTATTCTGATAAAATTCTGGTTTTCTATCAATATTATTGAGCAGAAAGTCAGAATTGAAGACCGTATAAGCAATCCGTTAAAAATGTGGAAACTAAGCACCGTTGACCTCAAGGCCCAGCAGATGTGGGACGAGTTCACAAGCTATAAGAATGAAATGTTTTTGCACACACACCGGGAGGATAATCCCTGGGTGATTGTTAAAGGGAACGATAAGCCGGTAGCCAGAATTGAAGCGATGCGTTATGTACTTGCGCGCATGGATTATCCCGAAAAGTCAGAAGCCAAAGTGTCTTTTGAGGTAAATCCTGAAATAATCAGTGTTTTTGACAGCTCCACTATTTGA
- a CDS encoding PepSY-like domain-containing protein, translating into MKKQIIPLFQKASTALVLLIIMASGLTVSGQIPHTGLEKIPEGIKTAFTKKYATASEINWLLSDGLYVISFKAESDYLDAFYDAQAKWVKTEKAVLFNQLPKTMQDSLKAGEFGTWEKGSAYQVDLPGSIINYKIFVYSKDWNEMELIFDKTGKRLLQ; encoded by the coding sequence ATGAAAAAGCAAATTATACCATTATTTCAGAAAGCATCAACAGCTTTGGTATTGCTTATAATAATGGCTTCAGGCCTGACAGTATCCGGACAAATTCCGCACACTGGTCTTGAGAAGATACCTGAAGGGATAAAAACAGCTTTCACCAAAAAATACGCTACAGCCAGCGAAATTAACTGGTTACTTTCCGACGGTTTATATGTTATTTCATTTAAAGCTGAGTCCGATTATTTAGATGCATTTTATGATGCACAAGCCAAATGGGTAAAAACTGAAAAGGCTGTTCTTTTTAACCAGCTTCCCAAAACCATGCAGGATAGTTTAAAAGCAGGCGAGTTCGGAACATGGGAAAAAGGAAGTGCATATCAGGTTGATTTGCCTGGCTCTATTATCAATTATAAAATATTCGTTTACAGCAAAGACTGGAACGAAATGGAGTTGATTTTCGATAAAACCGGAAAACGGCTGTTACAATAA
- the uvrC gene encoding excinuclease ABC subunit UvrC yields MMDSNLSSILKTLPNNPGVYQYYDKDGTIIYIGKAKNLKKRVHSYFNKDTSLTGKVRLLVSKIADIRWIVVDSESDALLLENNLIKEYQPRYNIMLKDDKTYPWICIKKEPFPRVFPTRNLIKDGSEYFGPYASVKMMHTLLDLIRQLYPLRNCNLNLSQPNIQSGKFKVCLEYHIGNCLGPCEGYQSEEDYLQTIQGIRSIIKGNIGMVKNQLVALMKQYAEEFAFEKAHILKEKIELLDRYQSKSLVVNPSINNVDVFSIIEDEHSAYVNFVKVASGAIIQSHTVEIKKKLDETTEELLTAAISDLHPRFSSGAKEIILPLMPDFRLPDINYTVPKIGDKKQLLELSERNAKYYQLDKQKQKELVDPERRTNRLLETIRKDLNLSQLPLHMECFDNSNTQGTFPVAALVVFRHAKPEKKDYRHFNIKTVEGPNDFASMEEVVYRRYSRMLAEGQSLPQLVIVDGGRGQLSSAMTSIEKLKLQDKIQLIGIAKRLEELYFPGDPTPLHLDKKSETLKVIQQMRDEAHRFGITHHRKLREKGTIKTSLSEIEGIGPATAQALLRKFKSVKNIKLTPLHELEAAVGKAKANLVFKHFHPDKNAE; encoded by the coding sequence ATGATGGATTCAAACCTGTCATCTATCCTCAAAACACTTCCAAATAATCCGGGAGTGTATCAATATTATGATAAAGACGGTACCATCATTTATATAGGGAAAGCCAAGAATCTGAAGAAAAGGGTTCACTCCTACTTTAATAAAGACACCTCACTTACCGGAAAAGTCCGGCTGCTGGTATCTAAAATTGCGGATATCAGATGGATAGTGGTTGACAGTGAATCTGACGCACTGCTGCTTGAAAACAATCTGATTAAGGAATATCAGCCTCGCTACAATATCATGCTAAAGGATGATAAGACCTATCCCTGGATTTGCATAAAGAAGGAGCCATTTCCACGTGTTTTCCCAACTCGTAATCTGATTAAAGACGGGAGTGAATATTTTGGCCCGTATGCATCGGTAAAAATGATGCATACATTGCTTGACCTTATCAGGCAACTATACCCGCTGCGCAACTGCAATTTAAATCTGTCACAGCCAAACATCCAATCAGGCAAGTTTAAAGTATGCCTTGAATATCATATTGGCAACTGTCTGGGCCCATGTGAAGGCTATCAGTCTGAGGAAGATTATCTGCAAACAATTCAGGGAATCAGAAGCATCATCAAGGGCAATATCGGTATGGTAAAAAATCAGCTTGTTGCATTAATGAAGCAGTATGCCGAAGAATTTGCCTTTGAAAAAGCACATATTCTCAAAGAAAAAATTGAACTGCTGGATCGTTATCAAAGCAAATCACTGGTTGTTAATCCTTCCATCAACAATGTAGATGTTTTCTCCATCATTGAAGACGAGCATTCGGCCTATGTAAATTTTGTTAAAGTAGCTTCCGGAGCTATTATTCAATCTCATACGGTGGAGATAAAAAAGAAACTTGATGAAACCACTGAAGAACTGCTAACTGCTGCAATTTCAGATTTACATCCCCGCTTCAGCAGCGGAGCCAAAGAGATTATATTGCCCCTGATGCCTGATTTCCGGTTACCGGATATAAATTATACTGTTCCGAAAATCGGTGATAAGAAACAATTGCTTGAATTATCGGAGCGCAATGCAAAATACTATCAGCTTGATAAGCAAAAACAAAAAGAACTTGTAGATCCGGAAAGACGTACGAACCGGCTACTGGAAACAATCCGCAAAGATTTAAACCTGAGCCAATTGCCCTTGCACATGGAGTGCTTTGACAACTCAAACACCCAGGGCACTTTTCCTGTGGCAGCGCTGGTAGTGTTTCGCCATGCCAAACCTGAAAAAAAGGACTATCGCCATTTTAACATCAAAACGGTAGAAGGCCCCAACGATTTTGCCTCCATGGAAGAGGTTGTATACCGCCGTTACAGCAGAATGCTGGCTGAAGGGCAGTCTTTACCTCAACTTGTTATTGTTGACGGAGGTAGAGGCCAGCTAAGCTCTGCCATGACCAGCATAGAAAAACTTAAACTTCAGGACAAAATTCAATTGATTGGCATCGCTAAACGACTGGAAGAATTATACTTTCCGGGCGATCCTACACCCCTTCATCTGGATAAAAAATCTGAAACGCTGAAAGTTATACAACAAATGCGCGACGAGGCACACCGGTTTGGCATCACGCATCATCGTAAACTCCGCGAGAAAGGCACGATTAAAACCAGTCTGAGTGAAATTGAAGGAATTGGCCCTGCTACAGCTCAGGCATTGTTAAGAAAATTTAAATCAGTTAAAAACATAAAATTAACACCCCTGCATGAGCTTGAAGCAGCAGTCGGAAAAGCTAAAGCCAATCTTGTATTCAAACATTTTCATCCGGATAAAAACGCTGAATAG
- the thiL gene encoding thiamine-phosphate kinase, producing the protein MTEHNIPNRTELSALGEFGLIDHLTAGIKPFNSSTLKGVGDDAAVIDNGENVTLVSKDLLIEGVHFDLTYMPLKHLGYKAAAVNISDIVAMNGTATQMLVGISVSNRFSVEALDELYAGIKMACNRYKVDLVGGDTTSSVSGLFISVTVLGQAKKDEVVYRSTAHDTDLICVSGDLGGAYMGLLLLEREKEVFKADPSMQPDLDGNDYVLERQLKPEPRTDILIKLKEAGVKPTAMIDISDGLASEILHIAHDSGLGCRIYENKIPIDVITAEVAQEFTLDPTTAAMNGGEDYELLFTINVNDFEKVKDIKGIHIIGHMTEKAEGEYLISNGGSLYPIDAQGFNHLRD; encoded by the coding sequence ATGACTGAGCATAACATACCTAACCGAACCGAACTTTCAGCCCTTGGTGAATTCGGGCTTATTGATCACTTAACAGCCGGAATCAAACCTTTTAACAGCAGCACCCTGAAAGGGGTTGGCGACGATGCAGCCGTTATTGACAACGGTGAGAATGTAACTCTTGTTTCGAAGGATTTGCTCATTGAAGGCGTACACTTTGACCTTACTTATATGCCTTTAAAGCATTTGGGATACAAAGCAGCGGCAGTCAATATTTCAGACATTGTAGCCATGAACGGAACGGCCACTCAAATGCTCGTAGGTATTTCGGTATCAAACCGTTTTTCAGTTGAAGCCCTTGATGAATTGTATGCAGGTATCAAAATGGCTTGCAACCGCTATAAAGTTGACCTTGTAGGAGGCGATACAACCTCATCGGTTTCAGGTCTATTCATATCAGTAACGGTGCTGGGTCAGGCCAAAAAGGATGAAGTAGTTTATCGCAGTACTGCCCACGACACCGACCTTATTTGTGTAAGTGGCGACCTTGGCGGTGCTTATATGGGTCTGCTGCTGCTTGAGCGCGAAAAAGAAGTTTTTAAGGCAGACCCATCGATGCAACCCGACCTTGACGGGAACGACTATGTGCTTGAACGTCAGTTAAAACCAGAACCCAGAACCGACATTCTAATCAAGCTAAAAGAGGCAGGTGTTAAACCTACTGCCATGATTGATATCTCTGATGGTCTGGCAAGCGAGATTCTTCATATCGCCCATGACTCTGGCCTGGGTTGCCGGATTTATGAAAACAAAATACCGATTGATGTAATTACAGCTGAAGTAGCTCAGGAATTCACCCTCGATCCTACAACTGCTGCCATGAACGGTGGTGAGGACTATGAATTGCTTTTCACCATAAATGTAAACGACTTTGAGAAAGTAAAAGACATCAAGGGCATACATATCATTGGTCATATGACCGAAAAAGCTGAGGGCGAATATCTGATTAGCAATGGTGGCAGCTTGTATCCTATTGATGCGCAAGGCTTTAACCATTTGAGAGATTAG
- the sufB gene encoding Fe-S cluster assembly protein SufB, whose amino-acid sequence MEKDPNHILDEVTQGEYKYGFYTDIEMETAQMGLTEDTVRFISAKKNEPDWLLQFRLEAYHKWLGMTEPTWAHLHHPPINYQDIIYYAAPKRKKELASLDEVDPELIDTFNKLGISLEEQKRLSGVAVDAVIDSVSVKTTFSETLEKQGIIFCSFSEAVQKVPELVKQYLGTVVPSSDNYFAALNSAVFSDGSFCYIPKGVRCPIELSTYFRINAANTGQFERTLIIGDENSYVSYMEGCTAPMRDENQLHAAIVEIIALKDAEVKYSTVQNWYPGNKKGEGGIYNFVTKRGICKGNNSKISWTQVETGSAITWKYPSVVLMGDHSVGEFYSVAVTNNYQQADTGSKMIHLGKNTKSTIISKGISAGYSSNSYRGLVKMTKKAENSRNFSQCDSLLLGDKCGAHTFPYIKTENRSSIVEHEATTSKISDDQLFYCNQRGISTESAIGLIVNGYAREVLKQLPMEFAVEAQKLLSISLEGSVG is encoded by the coding sequence ATGGAAAAAGACCCTAATCATATACTTGACGAGGTTACACAGGGGGAGTATAAATACGGTTTTTACACTGATATTGAGATGGAAACAGCCCAAATGGGCTTGACCGAAGATACAGTGCGTTTTATCTCAGCCAAAAAAAATGAACCTGACTGGCTGTTGCAATTCAGGCTGGAAGCTTACCACAAATGGTTAGGCATGACAGAGCCCACATGGGCACATCTTCATCATCCGCCTATCAATTACCAGGATATTATTTATTATGCAGCACCTAAAAGGAAAAAGGAGCTGGCAAGTCTTGACGAGGTGGATCCTGAATTGATTGATACATTCAACAAGCTTGGTATTTCACTCGAAGAGCAAAAAAGGCTGAGTGGAGTGGCTGTTGATGCGGTTATTGACTCTGTTTCAGTCAAAACAACATTTTCGGAAACGCTTGAAAAACAAGGAATTATATTTTGTTCTTTCAGTGAGGCTGTGCAAAAAGTCCCTGAGCTGGTAAAACAATATCTGGGCACGGTGGTACCTTCCAGTGATAACTATTTTGCTGCATTGAATTCAGCTGTATTCAGCGATGGTTCTTTTTGTTACATACCCAAAGGAGTGCGCTGCCCGATTGAATTGTCAACTTATTTTCGCATCAATGCCGCCAACACCGGTCAGTTTGAGCGTACGCTCATTATTGGCGATGAGAACAGTTATGTAAGTTACATGGAAGGTTGTACTGCTCCCATGCGCGATGAAAACCAATTACATGCTGCTATCGTTGAGATTATAGCATTAAAGGATGCTGAAGTCAAATACTCTACTGTACAAAATTGGTATCCGGGCAATAAAAAGGGTGAGGGCGGAATTTACAACTTTGTGACCAAGCGAGGCATTTGTAAAGGAAATAATTCAAAAATTTCGTGGACTCAGGTTGAAACCGGTTCTGCCATTACATGGAAATACCCAAGTGTGGTATTGATGGGCGACCATTCAGTTGGTGAGTTTTACTCTGTGGCGGTTACCAATAACTATCAACAGGCTGATACCGGGAGCAAAATGATACATTTGGGAAAGAACACCAAAAGTACCATTATCTCCAAAGGAATTTCGGCAGGTTACAGCAGTAACAGTTACCGAGGATTGGTAAAAATGACCAAAAAGGCAGAGAATTCGCGTAACTTTTCGCAGTGCGATTCCCTTCTGCTGGGCGACAAATGCGGAGCACACACTTTCCCTTATATTAAAACTGAAAATCGTTCATCCATTGTTGAGCACGAAGCCACTACTTCTAAGATATCTGATGATCAGCTATTTTACTGTAATCAAAGAGGCATCAGTACTGAAAGCGCCATTGGACTGATTGTGAACGGATATGCAAGGGAAGTTTTAAAACAATTGCCTATGGAATTTGCTGTTGAAGCACAGAAGTTGCTGTCAATCAGTCTTGAAGGCAGTGTTGGATAA
- the sufC gene encoding Fe-S cluster assembly ATPase SufC — MLSIKNLRVSINNKEILKGVNLDVHPGEVHAIMGPNGTGKSTLASVIAGRDIFEVTDGEINFKGKNLLGMPVEDRASEGIFLGFQYPVEIPGVSITNFMRTAVNEQRKYRGLDPIPANEFLAKMEEKKRMLEIQAKLANRSVNEGFSGGEKKKNEIFQMAMLEPTLAILDETDSGLDIDALKIVANGVNKLRRPDNAFLVITHYQRLLDYIVPDIVHVLFDGRIVRSGGKELALELEEKGYEWIKAELA, encoded by the coding sequence ATGCTTAGCATCAAAAACTTACGGGTTTCAATCAATAACAAGGAAATTCTGAAAGGGGTTAATCTGGACGTTCACCCTGGTGAAGTTCATGCTATTATGGGCCCAAACGGTACTGGAAAGAGTACCCTGGCCTCGGTAATAGCCGGACGCGATATTTTTGAAGTTACAGATGGGGAAATAAATTTCAAAGGAAAGAATTTACTTGGCATGCCTGTTGAAGACAGGGCTAGTGAAGGTATTTTCCTTGGATTTCAGTATCCGGTTGAAATACCGGGTGTTAGTATTACCAATTTTATGCGCACAGCGGTAAACGAACAACGCAAATACCGTGGCCTTGATCCAATCCCGGCGAATGAGTTTCTGGCCAAGATGGAAGAGAAAAAGCGCATGCTTGAAATTCAGGCTAAACTGGCCAACCGATCAGTTAACGAAGGATTTTCAGGTGGTGAAAAAAAGAAGAACGAAATATTTCAGATGGCGATGCTGGAACCCACACTTGCTATTCTGGATGAAACAGATTCCGGCCTTGACATTGATGCCTTGAAAATTGTAGCCAACGGAGTGAATAAATTACGACGCCCCGACAACGCTTTCCTGGTGATAACGCACTATCAGCGATTACTTGATTACATCGTTCCTGACATCGTTCATGTGCTGTTTGACGGGCGAATTGTACGTTCAGGAGGAAAAGAACTTGCGCTTGAACTTGAAGAAAAAGGTTACGAATGGATTAAGGCAGAGTTGGCTTAA
- the sufD gene encoding Fe-S cluster assembly protein SufD — MDGATTINYNTRDALIKLFNEQIGHIGMNDSERIAALRKEAMAVFTQQGFPHTKLEKWRNTDLSKMLNHQYNFPLEPSHDHVDFNEVFKCDVPGFDTFMVALFNGWFIDRGSILPQSDKGVIVCGLAEAFKKYPELIEKHYGKYGLVAENSLTALNTALTMDGVFIYVPDNVEVDKTIQIVDLISATDGVFVQARNLVVLGRNSSLRLVQCDDSIDNHIGFINSVTEVLVGSGASLDHYKLQNKNDHSAMVNNIYFQLEADAKLSTNAISLNGGLIRNEANVKLNGSGSRADVLGVYLMDREQHIDNQVFIDHAQPDCSSNEMFKGILDDHASGVFNGHILVRQDAQRTNAYQNNKNILISDKAVIDTKPFLEIYADDVKCSHGATVGQLDSEAMFYLRSRGIGMENARMLLMYAFAAEIVNKISIPELRLRIDDLVKKRLRGELSSCDQCVLHCNSKEQKVAFEIDMSKI, encoded by the coding sequence ATGGATGGAGCAACAACAATAAATTATAATACCAGAGATGCCCTGATTAAGCTTTTTAATGAGCAAATCGGTCATATCGGCATGAACGATAGCGAACGAATTGCCGCTTTGCGAAAAGAGGCGATGGCTGTTTTCACTCAGCAGGGTTTTCCGCATACCAAACTGGAAAAATGGCGCAATACTGACCTCAGTAAAATGCTAAATCATCAATATAATTTCCCGTTGGAACCCTCGCATGATCATGTTGATTTTAACGAGGTGTTTAAGTGCGATGTGCCTGGTTTTGACACTTTTATGGTTGCCTTGTTTAACGGTTGGTTTATCGACCGTGGAAGTATTCTTCCGCAATCAGACAAGGGTGTGATTGTTTGTGGTCTTGCCGAGGCGTTTAAGAAATATCCCGAACTGATTGAAAAGCATTACGGTAAATATGGCCTTGTTGCTGAGAACAGTCTTACGGCATTGAACACTGCTTTGACCATGGATGGCGTTTTTATTTATGTGCCGGATAATGTGGAAGTTGACAAAACAATTCAGATTGTTGACCTGATAAGCGCTACCGATGGTGTTTTTGTTCAGGCCCGTAATCTGGTGGTTCTTGGGCGAAACAGCAGCCTGAGGCTTGTTCAGTGCGACGATTCTATTGACAATCACATTGGTTTTATTAATTCGGTCACCGAAGTGCTTGTTGGTTCTGGAGCTTCACTTGATCATTATAAACTGCAGAATAAGAATGACCACTCTGCAATGGTCAATAATATCTATTTCCAGCTTGAAGCTGATGCAAAGCTCTCTACCAATGCGATAAGTCTGAATGGAGGACTTATCCGCAATGAGGCCAATGTAAAACTCAACGGAAGCGGCAGTCGTGCTGATGTTTTGGGCGTTTACCTGATGGATCGTGAACAACATATAGATAATCAGGTATTTATTGATCATGCTCAGCCCGATTGTTCCAGCAATGAAATGTTTAAAGGCATTTTAGACGACCATGCAAGTGGCGTTTTCAATGGTCATATTCTTGTTCGGCAGGATGCACAACGAACCAATGCTTACCAGAACAATAAAAATATCCTGATTTCCGATAAAGCGGTGATTGATACCAAGCCCTTTCTTGAAATTTATGCCGATGATGTAAAATGCAGCCATGGAGCAACAGTAGGTCAGCTTGACAGTGAAGCCATGTTTTATTTGCGATCAAGAGGCATTGGTATGGAAAATGCACGCATGCTGCTGATGTATGCATTTGCTGCTGAAATTGTCAACAAAATCAGTATTCCTGAGCTCAGGTTGAGAATTGATGATCTTGTGAAAAAAAGGCTCAGAGGCGAACTTTCAAGTTGCGACCAGTGTGTGCTCCACTGCAACTCTAAAGAACAAAAAGTGGCATTTGAAATTGATATGAGCAAGATTTGA
- a CDS encoding cysteine desulfurase, with protein sequence MNKNSDIRNLASDIEKIRADFPILKRQVHQKPLVYFDNAATTQKPQVVIDALVDYYTHLNSNVHRGVHFLSQQATIAFEDVRVKIQKYLNARFSHEIIYTRGCTEAVNLVAATWGRQNILPGDEILISAMEHHSNIVPWQMLCEEKGALLKVIPLLENGALDMNAFEVLLTDKTKLLAITHISNTMGTVNPVKEISRLAHEKGVTVLVDGAQALSHLKIDVQDIDCDFYTFSAHKVYGPMGIGGLYGRQELLNTMPPYQGGGEMIRNVTFEKTTYNDLPFKFEAGTPNVGDVLGFGAALDYVNSIGIESIAAYENLLLQYATERFNSDPLIRIIGTAPGKASLISFLIDKIHPYDAGTIIDHFGIAVRTGTHCTQPLMDSLGIPGTIRASFAFYNTFDEIDKLVEAIKKVEELFL encoded by the coding sequence ATGAATAAAAATTCAGACATTAGGAATTTAGCTTCAGATATTGAAAAAATAAGAGCCGACTTCCCTATTTTAAAGCGTCAGGTTCACCAAAAACCATTGGTTTATTTTGATAATGCCGCGACAACCCAAAAACCGCAGGTGGTTATTGATGCTTTGGTTGATTATTATACTCATCTGAATTCGAATGTGCACAGGGGTGTGCATTTTTTGAGCCAGCAGGCCACAATTGCATTTGAAGATGTAAGGGTGAAAATTCAAAAATACCTGAATGCAAGGTTTTCTCATGAAATAATTTACACACGTGGCTGTACCGAAGCTGTGAATCTGGTTGCGGCAACCTGGGGCCGGCAGAACATATTGCCGGGCGATGAAATATTGATTTCTGCGATGGAACATCATTCCAACATTGTTCCCTGGCAGATGCTTTGTGAAGAAAAAGGGGCACTTTTAAAAGTGATTCCACTGCTCGAAAACGGAGCGCTTGATATGAATGCTTTCGAAGTCCTGTTAACTGACAAAACTAAGCTTCTGGCTATTACTCATATTTCCAACACAATGGGAACAGTTAACCCTGTGAAAGAGATAAGCAGACTGGCGCATGAAAAAGGTGTAACGGTTTTGGTTGATGGCGCTCAGGCGCTTTCGCATCTTAAAATTGATGTACAGGATATAGATTGTGATTTTTACACTTTTTCAGCTCATAAAGTTTATGGGCCTATGGGTATTGGTGGCTTATATGGTCGTCAGGAACTGCTCAATACCATGCCTCCTTACCAGGGTGGTGGAGAAATGATTCGCAATGTTACGTTTGAAAAGACTACATATAATGATTTGCCTTTCAAGTTTGAGGCTGGTACTCCTAATGTAGGTGATGTGCTGGGGTTTGGCGCAGCATTGGATTATGTCAACAGCATTGGCATTGAGTCTATTGCAGCTTACGAAAACCTGCTGTTGCAATACGCTACCGAAAGGTTCAACAGCGACCCGCTTATCAGGATTATTGGTACAGCACCCGGGAAAGCCAGTCTTATTTCATTCCTTATTGATAAGATTCACCCTTATGATGCTGGGACCATCATTGACCATTTTGGCATTGCCGTCAGAACCGGTACACATTGCACGCAACCACTGATGGATAGTCTTGGAATACCAGGAACCATCAGAGCATCGTTTGCGTTTTACAATACCTTCGACGAAATTGATAAACTTGTGGAGGCTATTAAAAAAGTGGAAGAACTTTTTCTTTAA